From the genome of Pelobacter propionicus DSM 2379, one region includes:
- a CDS encoding two-component system response regulator, producing MIEQTNYCSVLVIDDDPIIRHLTRITLETAGHSVNDCPDGTTALETFLATGPDVILLDVMLPGKDGFSVCAEIRALPEGQTIPIVMMTGLDDIESIHKAYGAGATDFITKPLNWQILAYRVNYIFRSSRAFRDLRTSEARLSKAQQLARMGSWEWNPLLDVVQLSEPCRQIMGIDSATQVRDIASLIALAHPLGRPYLRKGLDALMERGRPLSLDCQTATADEEDKRFIHLEAEEHRDASGRITLVSGTIQDITSRKLAEEKIRYLAYYDSLTGLPNRVLFKEHLRRALATSEQHKRQLAIMLLDLDRFKGINDSLGHDAGDLLLQQVADRLRLRVRPYDTVSRDSEEQRDSLIARLGGDEFTILLEGITTPEAAARVARRVIEALEAPFALNGNEVFISCSIGISIYPHDGTDLEILVKNADVAMYCAKDLGCSTFQFYTQEMNSVSLQRLILETHLRKAFEKEEFFLHYQPQIDCVTNRIIGLEALARWNNPELGLVSPGSFIPLAEETGLIIALDRWVLATVCKQLEAWQAAGIPLVRVAVNLSARHFLKANLNKTIQQIRSRGAAARDHLDLEITEGMLMENAEEVVSVLGMLQETGVNISIDDFGTGYSSLSYLTRLPFHTLKIDRSFISQSGDNVESASVVTAIIALAHSLGKEVVAEGVETSTQLQFLKENGCRVIQGYLFSRPLPEDKIRELLREGRIPGAVEPVREHGR from the coding sequence ATGATTGAGCAGACGAATTACTGCTCCGTCCTGGTGATAGACGACGACCCGATCATCAGGCACCTGACACGCATAACTCTTGAAACCGCGGGGCATAGCGTCAACGACTGCCCGGACGGCACGACCGCCCTTGAGACATTCCTGGCAACCGGCCCGGATGTCATCCTGTTGGACGTGATGCTGCCGGGCAAGGACGGCTTCAGCGTCTGCGCGGAGATTCGCGCGCTTCCCGAGGGACAGACCATTCCCATCGTCATGATGACCGGCCTGGACGATATCGAGTCGATCCACAAGGCCTACGGCGCGGGCGCCACCGACTTCATCACCAAACCGCTCAACTGGCAAATTCTGGCCTACCGGGTCAACTACATCTTCAGGTCGAGCAGGGCCTTCAGGGACCTGCGCACCAGCGAGGCGCGCCTGAGCAAGGCCCAGCAACTGGCCCGCATGGGCAGCTGGGAGTGGAACCCGCTGCTGGATGTGGTCCAGCTCTCGGAACCGTGCCGGCAGATCATGGGCATTGACTCCGCTACCCAGGTTCGTGACATAGCCTCGCTGATCGCCCTGGCTCACCCCCTGGGACGGCCGTACCTGCGTAAGGGACTGGACGCGCTCATGGAGCGGGGACGCCCCTTAAGTCTCGATTGCCAGACGGCAACCGCCGACGAGGAGGACAAGCGCTTCATCCATCTGGAGGCCGAGGAACACAGGGATGCCTCGGGCCGCATCACCCTCGTTTCTGGGACGATCCAGGACATCACGTCCCGAAAGCTGGCAGAAGAGAAGATCCGCTACCTTGCCTACTACGACAGCCTGACCGGCCTTCCCAACCGGGTGCTCTTCAAGGAACACCTCAGGCGCGCCCTGGCGACCTCGGAACAACACAAACGCCAGTTGGCCATCATGTTGCTCGACCTGGACCGGTTCAAGGGGATCAACGACTCGCTGGGACACGATGCCGGCGACCTGCTGCTGCAACAGGTGGCAGACCGCCTGCGCCTGCGCGTGCGCCCCTACGACACGGTCAGCCGCGACAGCGAGGAGCAGAGGGATTCCCTGATAGCCCGCCTCGGCGGAGACGAGTTTACCATCCTTCTGGAGGGGATCACCACCCCGGAAGCAGCGGCGCGCGTTGCCAGGAGAGTCATCGAAGCCCTTGAAGCCCCCTTCGCGCTGAACGGCAACGAGGTCTTCATCTCGTGCAGCATCGGCATCAGCATCTACCCCCATGACGGCACGGATCTGGAGATTCTGGTCAAGAACGCCGACGTGGCCATGTACTGCGCCAAGGATCTGGGCTGCAGCACGTTCCAGTTCTACACCCAGGAGATGAACTCCGTCTCGCTCCAGCGCCTGATCCTGGAAACACACCTGCGCAAGGCCTTTGAAAAGGAAGAATTCTTTCTCCACTACCAGCCGCAGATCGATTGCGTCACGAACCGGATCATCGGCCTGGAGGCCCTGGCGCGCTGGAACAACCCGGAACTGGGTCTGGTATCGCCGGGCTCCTTCATTCCCCTGGCCGAGGAAACGGGACTGATCATAGCCCTCGATCGCTGGGTCCTCGCCACTGTCTGCAAACAGCTTGAAGCCTGGCAAGCGGCGGGAATCCCCCTGGTCCGGGTGGCGGTCAACCTCTCTGCCAGACACTTCCTCAAGGCAAACCTGAACAAAACCATCCAGCAGATCAGGTCGCGCGGCGCCGCGGCCCGTGATCACCTGGACCTGGAAATCACCGAGGGAATGCTGATGGAAAACGCCGAGGAGGTGGTCAGCGTCCTGGGCATGCTGCAGGAAACCGGTGTCAACATATCCATCGACGATTTCGGCACCGGCTACTCATCACTCAGCTACCTGACCCGCCTGCCGTTCCATACCCTGAAGATCGACAGGTCGTTTATCTCCCAGAGCGGCGACAATGTGGAAAGCGCCTCCGTCGTCACCGCCATCATCGCCCTTGCCCACTCCCTGGGCAAAGAGGTCGTGGCGGAGGGAGTCGAAACCTCTACCCAACTGCAGTTCCTGAAGGAGAACGGCTGCCGGGTTATACAGGGATACCTGTTCAGCCGACCGCTCCCCGAAGACAAGATCAGGGAACTGCTCCGGGAGGGCCGCATTCCCGGCGCCGTGGAACCGGTCCGGGAGCATGGTCGGTGA
- a CDS encoding response regulator, with product MRTRFQRITIKRKIMLLTLVTCATIAFMISLTLIVGQVMRYRQDILKNTAVVADMVSYSATAPLMFADTQGAGDALSPLSTNPNVLSAFIVTSEGAIFAAYQNPKAPAENPHQRELGPAATNAERLASLKQMGRSDIWHIPPCFDIVRPILSDGQLLGYVVVHISSAPLWDMIISVASSSALILLVALLAAYAIASRLQKLITGPITNLAQTMSRVTTNKDYSIRAANESCDEIGQMIDGFNEMLSQIEAQDRELLKSRDTLEDTVAIRTEELQRMVADLEVARDAANAANRAKSEFLANMSHEIRTPMNGVLGMTELLLGTLLNGKQRQFAETIRNSGEALLAIINDILDFSKIEAGKIELEKIPFDMHELLCDAAELFASSAHQKGLELLVSIHPDVPRMVVGDPARLRQVVLNLASNAVKFTDQGEIVISADVAESGQDNILIRFLVRDTGIGISPESLEKIFEGFAQADGSMTRRYGGTGLGLTIVRQLAGLMGGTTRVESTPDVGSCFSFTARFDLPATLQQAALPSSAHEALREQKVLVVDDNATNRTILEQIILSWGMRIKTASCALEALASLRNAGQSDPFQLAILDMMMPAMDGIELAHAIRTDPSIPPLHMVMLTSSGIIGEMERSQAAGIEYCLTKPVRSSWLYDCLIGLTGTALGRTSQRKEQEQVVATGFTTVSDSSALLVEDNLVNQDVGREMLRFLGYEVTVASNGSEALDLLASRRFSIILMDCQMPVMDGYQTTKELRLREKSAPGEGGGTPHQTVIALTAHAGEQDRELCMEAGMDDYLTKPYTLEQLTGILSRWTTSAASVAEERADTEPGSLPPLAALTKCPAPTLPEATERKAADNGESALDLRYIDNIRKIDPEGKKQVLRTVIGYYLEDAPRVIAALRQAADNGDMEQLYKHAHYFKSSSANLGASRLAELCKTVEFIGKNNSVLEGTGLLARIESEFAIVSHALTEVMQGGDS from the coding sequence ATGCGCACGCGTTTTCAACGCATTACCATAAAACGGAAGATCATGCTGCTGACCCTGGTTACCTGCGCCACGATCGCATTCATGATATCGCTGACCCTGATCGTGGGCCAGGTGATGCGCTATCGTCAGGATATCCTGAAAAACACCGCCGTTGTCGCCGACATGGTTTCCTATTCCGCCACGGCCCCGCTCATGTTCGCCGACACCCAAGGGGCAGGCGACGCACTTTCTCCCTTAAGCACGAATCCCAACGTGCTGAGCGCCTTCATCGTCACCAGCGAGGGAGCCATATTCGCCGCGTACCAGAATCCCAAGGCCCCCGCCGAGAACCCCCACCAGAGAGAACTGGGCCCGGCGGCAACCAACGCCGAGCGCCTTGCGTCTCTGAAGCAGATGGGCAGGAGCGACATCTGGCATATCCCTCCCTGTTTCGACATCGTCCGCCCCATACTGTCCGACGGCCAGCTCCTCGGTTATGTCGTGGTGCACATCTCCAGCGCTCCGCTGTGGGACATGATCATCAGCGTCGCCTCATCATCCGCCCTGATCCTGCTGGTTGCTCTCCTGGCGGCATACGCAATCGCCTCGCGGCTGCAGAAGTTGATCACCGGGCCGATCACCAACCTGGCCCAGACCATGTCCCGGGTCACCACCAACAAGGATTACTCCATCCGTGCCGCCAACGAGAGTTGCGACGAGATCGGCCAGATGATCGACGGCTTCAATGAGATGCTCAGCCAGATCGAGGCCCAGGACCGGGAACTGCTCAAGAGCAGGGACACCCTCGAGGATACCGTCGCCATACGCACCGAAGAGCTGCAACGGATGGTCGCCGATCTGGAGGTGGCGCGGGATGCGGCCAACGCGGCCAACCGGGCCAAGTCGGAATTCCTGGCCAACATGAGCCACGAAATCCGCACGCCCATGAACGGCGTTCTCGGCATGACCGAGCTCTTACTGGGAACCCTTCTGAACGGTAAGCAACGCCAGTTCGCCGAGACGATCCGCAACTCGGGAGAGGCGCTCTTGGCCATCATCAACGACATCCTGGATTTTTCCAAGATCGAGGCGGGCAAGATCGAGTTGGAGAAGATTCCCTTCGACATGCACGAACTGCTCTGCGACGCGGCGGAACTCTTCGCCAGTTCCGCCCACCAGAAGGGGCTGGAGCTCCTGGTCTCCATCCACCCCGATGTGCCGCGCATGGTCGTCGGCGACCCGGCCCGGTTGCGCCAGGTGGTGCTGAATCTGGCCAGCAATGCCGTCAAGTTCACGGACCAGGGCGAAATCGTGATCTCGGCGGATGTGGCCGAAAGCGGCCAGGACAACATCCTGATCCGCTTCCTCGTGCGCGACACCGGAATCGGCATCAGCCCGGAGTCGCTGGAAAAAATCTTCGAAGGTTTCGCCCAGGCAGACGGCTCCATGACCCGCCGCTACGGAGGGACCGGGCTCGGCCTGACCATCGTGAGGCAGCTGGCCGGGCTGATGGGGGGCACTACCCGCGTGGAAAGCACCCCCGATGTCGGCTCCTGCTTCAGCTTCACCGCCCGCTTCGACCTCCCCGCCACGCTCCAGCAGGCAGCCCTGCCCTCCTCTGCCCACGAGGCCCTGCGCGAGCAGAAGGTGCTGGTGGTAGACGACAATGCCACCAACCGGACCATCCTGGAACAGATCATCCTGTCCTGGGGGATGAGGATCAAGACCGCCTCCTGCGCCCTGGAGGCCCTGGCCAGCCTGCGCAATGCGGGCCAGAGCGATCCGTTCCAGCTGGCGATCCTGGACATGATGATGCCGGCCATGGACGGGATCGAACTGGCCCACGCCATCAGGACCGATCCCTCCATCCCGCCGCTGCACATGGTCATGCTCACCTCATCCGGGATCATCGGCGAAATGGAGCGCTCCCAGGCCGCGGGTATCGAGTACTGCCTGACCAAGCCGGTGCGGAGTTCGTGGCTGTACGACTGCCTGATCGGCTTGACCGGCACGGCGCTGGGCCGCACCTCCCAGCGAAAAGAACAGGAGCAGGTGGTCGCCACCGGTTTCACGACCGTGTCGGACTCCTCAGCCCTGCTGGTAGAGGACAACCTGGTCAACCAGGATGTGGGGCGCGAGATGCTGCGTTTTCTGGGCTACGAGGTCACCGTCGCCAGTAATGGCAGCGAAGCCCTGGACCTGTTGGCTTCACGACGCTTTTCCATCATCCTGATGGATTGCCAGATGCCGGTCATGGACGGCTACCAGACAACGAAAGAGCTGCGCCTGCGTGAAAAAAGCGCCCCTGGCGAAGGCGGCGGGACGCCTCACCAGACCGTTATCGCCCTGACCGCCCATGCAGGCGAACAGGACCGTGAGCTCTGCATGGAAGCCGGCATGGACGATTACCTGACAAAGCCGTACACGCTGGAGCAGTTGACCGGCATACTCTCCCGCTGGACGACGTCGGCCGCTTCCGTCGCCGAAGAACGCGCCGACACTGAACCGGGATCGCTCCCCCCACTGGCGGCGCTGACAAAATGCCCCGCCCCCACCCTGCCGGAGGCAACCGAACGAAAAGCCGCCGACAACGGCGAATCTGCCCTGGATCTGCGCTACATCGACAATATCCGCAAGATCGATCCGGAGGGTAAGAAGCAGGTCCTGCGGACGGTGATCGGCTATTACCTGGAGGACGCGCCCAGGGTCATCGCGGCCCTGCGCCAGGCAGCCGACAACGGAGACATGGAGCAACTGTACAAGCACGCACACTACTTCAAGTCCAGCAGCGCCAACCTGGGGGCCTCCAGGCTGGCTGAGCTGTGCAAGACGGTGGAATTCATCGGCAAAAACAACAGCGTCCTAGAAGGCACGGGACTTCTCGCGCGCATCGAGTCCGAATTCGCCATCGTTTCCCATGCACTGACCGAGGTCATGCAGGGTGGTGATTCATGA
- a CDS encoding IS1182 family transposase, which yields MKSKFIEVDRETPYLLPPSLQDWLPEKHLARFVVEIVEQLDLRSLKATYAGRGSQPYNPEMLVALLFYGYATGVFSSRKLERSTYDSVAFRFIAANSHPDHDTIATFRRRFLPQLNKLFAQILLIAHQMEVLKLGNVSLDGSKIKANASKHKALSYEHACKLEEQIKAEVGELLKKAEAADRADIPDGMNIPEELERREKRLSAIAAAKVEIEKRAAERHAREQAAYEKKVAERAKKEQATGKKAKGKEPKPPKSGPTAKDQVNLTDEESRIMPTSGGGFEQTYNAQAGVDTASKLIVSAHVTQNPNDKQELTPTLENLAALPEKLGKATDLVADSGYFSETNVTACEENGITPYIAVDRQSHNVPLMERFAEPPPLPEDADSVARMKHRLKTPSGKAIYAQRKVTSEPVFGIIKAVMGFRSFLLRGFEAVKGEWNLVCMAYNIKRLHVLAG from the coding sequence ATGAAATCAAAGTTTATTGAAGTTGACCGGGAAACACCCTATCTGCTCCCGCCATCGCTGCAGGATTGGCTACCAGAAAAGCACTTGGCCCGGTTTGTGGTCGAAATTGTCGAACAGCTCGACCTGCGCTCTTTGAAAGCTACCTATGCCGGCCGAGGCTCGCAGCCCTATAACCCTGAGATGCTGGTAGCATTGTTGTTTTACGGTTATGCGACAGGCGTATTCTCCAGCCGGAAGCTTGAGCGCAGCACCTACGACTCCGTGGCATTCCGGTTCATAGCGGCAAACAGTCATCCTGACCACGATACCATTGCCACCTTCCGCCGGCGTTTTCTGCCGCAACTGAACAAGCTGTTTGCCCAGATTCTGCTGATCGCTCATCAGATGGAGGTGCTGAAACTGGGCAACGTTAGTTTGGATGGCAGCAAAATCAAGGCGAACGCCTCCAAGCACAAGGCGCTGAGCTATGAGCATGCCTGCAAGCTTGAAGAGCAGATCAAGGCTGAGGTTGGCGAACTGCTCAAAAAGGCCGAGGCAGCGGACCGTGCCGATATTCCGGACGGCATGAACATCCCCGAAGAACTGGAACGTCGGGAAAAGCGTCTTTCCGCCATTGCCGCAGCCAAGGTCGAGATCGAAAAACGAGCCGCTGAGCGCCATGCTCGTGAACAGGCCGCTTATGAGAAGAAAGTCGCCGAACGGGCCAAGAAGGAGCAGGCAACGGGCAAGAAGGCCAAGGGGAAAGAGCCGAAACCGCCCAAATCCGGCCCCACTGCCAAAGATCAGGTCAATCTGACCGATGAAGAGTCGCGGATCATGCCGACCTCCGGTGGCGGATTCGAGCAGACTTACAACGCCCAGGCCGGTGTGGATACAGCATCAAAGCTCATCGTTTCGGCCCATGTTACCCAGAATCCCAATGACAAACAGGAGCTGACACCGACCCTGGAGAACCTGGCGGCGCTGCCTGAGAAGCTTGGCAAGGCAACCGATCTGGTAGCTGACAGTGGCTACTTCAGCGAAACCAATGTAACTGCCTGTGAGGAGAACGGGATAACTCCCTACATTGCCGTAGACCGGCAGAGTCACAACGTGCCACTGATGGAGCGCTTTGCCGAACCGCCGCCGTTACCCGAAGATGCCGATTCCGTGGCCAGAATGAAGCATCGCCTGAAGACACCTTCCGGCAAGGCGATCTACGCCCAGCGAAAAGTCACCTCGGAACCGGTCTTCGGCATCATCAAGGCGGTCATGGGATTCAGAAGCTTTCTTCTTCGTGGCTTTGAAGCAGTAAAAGGCGAATGGAACCTCGTCTGCATGGCCTACAACATCAAACGGCTGCATGTCTTGGCCGGATAG
- a CDS encoding endonuclease/exonuclease/phosphatase family protein, translated as MTNRPAPKTPFLLILPLLAYGAILVALTLFNRFGPERWWFTAFNLYLPQAIWLIPGLFFSIICFLTARRWLWLPLLCVAWVAGPLMGFCWPWGQAHGSSTATPLRVMTWNVKYCSRGKLAQQALKDDIARANPDIVLFQDAGGVMQGALGSYFAKWHFHSQEQFVIASRFPLEETEILPISRPSGKQKTFARYRVKIGSTPVSLYNIHFESPREGLSAVGSARKRPWYLPKGIQRFERNVSIRLSQARMVQEFISQEKGPVIIGGDLNSPDASQVCAGLRDAGLHDAFAEGGRGYGYTYGHFLLQRRLPWMRVSWMRIDHVMMSSHFKALGCRTGTGEASDHRPVIADLLFLRK; from the coding sequence ATGACCAACCGACCAGCCCCCAAAACGCCTTTTCTGCTCATCCTCCCGCTCCTCGCCTATGGGGCGATCCTTGTCGCCCTGACGCTGTTCAACCGGTTTGGCCCGGAGCGTTGGTGGTTCACTGCCTTCAACCTCTACCTGCCTCAGGCGATCTGGCTGATCCCCGGACTCTTTTTTTCCATCATCTGCTTCCTGACCGCCCGACGCTGGCTCTGGTTGCCCCTGCTCTGCGTGGCCTGGGTTGCCGGTCCCCTGATGGGTTTCTGCTGGCCATGGGGCCAGGCTCACGGATCGTCCACCGCTACCCCGCTTAGGGTCATGACCTGGAATGTCAAGTACTGTTCCCGCGGCAAACTGGCCCAACAAGCGCTTAAAGACGACATTGCGCGGGCCAACCCGGACATCGTGCTGTTTCAGGACGCGGGAGGGGTTATGCAGGGAGCGCTGGGAAGCTACTTCGCGAAATGGCATTTCCACTCCCAGGAGCAGTTCGTGATCGCCAGTCGCTTCCCCCTCGAGGAAACGGAGATCCTGCCGATCAGCCGGCCATCCGGCAAACAAAAGACCTTCGCGCGCTACAGAGTGAAGATAGGTTCGACGCCGGTCTCCCTCTACAACATCCATTTTGAATCCCCCCGCGAGGGGCTCTCCGCCGTCGGTTCGGCGAGGAAACGCCCCTGGTACCTGCCGAAAGGGATCCAGCGCTTCGAGCGGAACGTATCTATCCGCCTCAGCCAGGCCCGCATGGTACAGGAGTTCATCAGCCAGGAGAAGGGACCCGTTATCATCGGCGGAGACCTCAACTCACCCGACGCGTCTCAGGTGTGCGCCGGCCTGCGGGACGCCGGACTCCACGACGCGTTCGCCGAGGGGGGGCGGGGCTACGGTTACACCTATGGCCACTTCCTGCTCCAGCGCCGTCTCCCCTGGATGCGCGTCTCCTGGATGCGCATCGACCACGTCATGATGAGCTCCCACTTCAAGGCGCTGGGCTGCCGGACCGGGACCGGAGAGGCTTCGGACCACCGACCGGTCATCGCCGACCTGCTGTTTCTGCGTAAGTAG
- a CDS encoding YfiR family protein: protein MKSLSLPLLLMFFLPLTLPPLATGARQDESQVKAVFVLNFAKLTQWPADAHRDNEPFTIAILGRIPSAAFMATLKTQQIHGSKTLVRHIESAAEARGSHLVYISPSERQRVSAILRELRHQNVLTVSDMEGFCETGGMIGLVPIQNRLGFEINLGAVRQARLTVSSQLLKLARTIHGN from the coding sequence ATGAAAAGCTTGAGCCTGCCGTTACTGCTGATGTTTTTCCTGCCCCTGACGCTCCCCCCCCTGGCCACGGGCGCCAGACAGGACGAATCACAGGTGAAGGCTGTCTTTGTGCTCAATTTCGCCAAACTCACCCAGTGGCCCGCCGACGCTCACCGCGACAATGAACCCTTTACCATCGCCATCCTGGGCAGAATCCCTTCCGCCGCGTTCATGGCAACGCTGAAGACTCAACAGATACACGGCTCGAAGACACTGGTCCGGCACATCGAATCAGCCGCGGAGGCGCGGGGTTCCCATCTGGTGTATATCTCCCCCTCAGAGCGCCAGCGCGTCTCCGCAATCCTGAGGGAGCTCCGCCACCAGAACGTGCTGACCGTAAGCGATATGGAGGGGTTCTGCGAAACGGGCGGGATGATCGGGCTGGTGCCGATCCAGAACCGGCTCGGCTTCGAAATCAACCTGGGAGCGGTACGCCAGGCTCGCCTGACCGTCAGCTCCCAGCTTCTCAAGCTCGCCAGGACCATCCATGGCAACTGA
- a CDS encoding DUF4242 domain-containing protein — protein sequence MPKYVIEREIPGAGTIPPQDLQAISQKSCSVLAGLGPQIQWVQSYVTENKIYCIYIAPNKEMVLEHAKQGGFPANSVSEVSTMIDPTTAE from the coding sequence ATGCCGAAATACGTGATAGAACGTGAAATCCCCGGGGCGGGCACCATTCCCCCCCAGGATCTGCAGGCAATATCCCAGAAATCCTGCAGTGTCCTTGCCGGGCTCGGCCCCCAGATCCAGTGGGTGCAGAGCTATGTTACCGAAAACAAGATTTACTGTATCTACATCGCTCCCAACAAGGAGATGGTGCTTGAACACGCCAAACAGGGCGGTTTCCCCGCCAACAGCGTGTCAGAAGTGAGTACGATGATCGACCCTACCACCGCTGAATGA
- a CDS encoding SHOCT domain-containing protein yields the protein MKLGKRVVYRALWQVVLASLVLLVVASSCLAGSKRMLWESRDQFVAIESSDAVKGGNRIPNQHPADIPRERLIDILASIQLRPEDKKDPPLPLFTDKSLEILAPYLEDALKQASPDEDVTFAIIGLHLAPMGMSRVPKATAGRLFYQGGKLNLIIGKAQYEFNERHDRRLYPFSPGNREYVAEGDWMLLPQQDQPDMTIVRKDWVAFADTWKPAVVTAPLPDKATGVGQAAPAATPSAIDRLFSGKAGKTAERLSVLKELRDKGIITEEEYRGKRLTILNEL from the coding sequence ATGAAACTGGGTAAAAGGGTTGTGTATAGGGCGCTGTGGCAGGTAGTGCTCGCGTCGCTGGTGCTTTTGGTTGTAGCTTCCAGTTGCCTGGCCGGCTCTAAGCGGATGCTCTGGGAGAGTCGCGATCAGTTTGTGGCCATCGAGAGCTCCGATGCCGTCAAGGGGGGGAACAGGATACCCAACCAGCATCCCGCCGACATACCACGCGAACGTCTGATCGACATCCTCGCTTCCATCCAGTTGCGCCCCGAGGACAAAAAGGACCCGCCGCTGCCGCTGTTTACCGACAAATCCCTGGAGATTCTGGCGCCCTACCTGGAGGATGCGTTGAAGCAGGCAAGTCCGGACGAGGACGTGACCTTTGCCATTATCGGGCTGCACCTGGCTCCCATGGGAATGTCCAGGGTTCCCAAGGCAACGGCCGGGCGCCTGTTCTACCAGGGGGGCAAGCTCAACCTGATCATCGGCAAGGCGCAGTATGAGTTCAACGAGCGCCACGACAGGAGGCTGTACCCCTTTTCTCCCGGCAACCGGGAATATGTGGCCGAGGGCGACTGGATGCTGCTTCCCCAGCAGGACCAGCCGGACATGACCATCGTCAGAAAGGACTGGGTCGCTTTTGCCGATACCTGGAAACCTGCTGTCGTGACGGCGCCGTTGCCGGACAAGGCTACCGGAGTAGGACAGGCCGCTCCCGCTGCCACCCCCTCGGCGATTGACCGGCTGTTCAGCGGCAAGGCCGGCAAGACGGCCGAGCGGCTGAGCGTACTCAAGGAATTGCGCGACAAGGGGATCATCACCGAAGAAGAGTATCGCGGCAAGCGGCTGACAATCCTGAACGAACTGTAG